The genomic interval ATTCAAGCCACTCCAACGCCGCCTACTGCTTGGACCGGAGAAGGCAGAACTTCTGCAAGTTCTCTGGCATCGCGTCATGAACCTTCCACCACCTTTTGTGCGCGACATCGCTTGCAAACTCATGCAGTATGTCCACGTTCCAGTTGCAGTCGTAGTCCCGGAAGCATAGCCAGGGTTTCAGACCCAAGTAATGGAGGACGTAAAGTATTGGAGGATCGGCTCCAAAGAGGCGCGTTTTCATCTCTTTCCTCACCTCCTCGTCGCCTTCCCAAAAGTGCTTCAAGAAGTTCATGTGCTTCGGGATCCTGTGCCACCATGTGAAAATCTCGTTCAGATACCCCTGGTCCCCGCCATTGTAGGACTCAATGTCGTTGATGTGATCCATCAGCAGTTGGAATGTGCAGTTTGATGGTTCAACAACCATCACACCAGAATTGAAGAGTGTGCCATTGTTTCCTGTTGCCGAAATCTCTGGCATCTCAAACAGGAAATCGATATTCCTCAGTATGAGCAGGTCAGCATCGATGAATATAATCTTGTCATAATCTGTTAGCTGCCATAGCCGGAATTTGCTGTAGTTCCATTCGTTATAGGCATCCTTTTCAGCTTTCGGATTCCTGATTCGTTGGATTGTACTAATTTTCCACCCTGCAGCCGCCAGGCCTCCCCTGTGACAATCACTGGTCGTTTCATCAACAAGAATCATTTCTTTCCTCACACTATCATCGTTTAAGTGTTTATTCATATTCCATTGAAAATCCAAGTCAACTCAGAAAGCCTTATTTCACTCATTGCAAAATGTTAATAGGAATAGGAAATAATGCTTGGAAAGCAAGCTGTCTATATAAAACCTTGATGACGAGGACTTTACCAGTACTAATTGCAAGAAGATACCAGTTTGAACTCACCTTTAGCTTTGAGAGGAACCGCTAGTTCGCAAGACCCAACTGGCAACTGGATCTTTTCTCCCAATGTGCTAGGGTTGGGTTTGTATAGCCATGCGTTGCCTTCACGTACAAGAAGTTCTTTGCAGGTAAAAAGATTTGAGTTGGGAAGCAATCAGTCACCAAAAGTAGATGCACAGGATGATTCCTTTGGCAGTGGCAGCGAGCTCGGCTGCTGCCAGTTGCAAATGGAGacgagctacatctcttgacCAGTCCCCTGTCTTGTTGCAAGGTAGTTTGACCACAATAAGATCTATCCGTGGTTTTCCAGGGACCTGAACTCTTGGTATAGTAGGACAAACGGGAAACTCaaattcttcttcctcatcaaaCCATTCAGGATACAGGGACTCCCAAGTGATATTGTTTGCGACATGATCAAGGCATAGAATGACATGCTCTGCATCTGGTATAAGCTGCTTGAACTGCTCAATTTCAGTGTCATTGAGGTTCAACAGACCTACTCCCTGATACTCATTCTTGTCGGTCAGTTTCTCAATTACGTTCAGGATGTTGTCCCAATTAATATCCAGTGACATATAAGCATGGTCTACAGAAGAAGTATCACTGATCCACAAAACTCGGCCTGTATACAAGAGCCTTTGCCTTCCAAGACATAGTTACAAGAAATATTAAGGACTCAAACGGCTTGTTGTAGGAAAAGACAGGTAAGCGAAAtcagaaacaaagaaaagacaATGGAGGGAACCTCTGTGTCTGGAAAACAAGTTCGTTAAAGTAAAAAGGTTGAAAATGGTacttaaaagatcaaaataaaagGTGTATATGGTACGACATAACTAAATCCAGTACTGGATGGATGGTCAGCAATATGAACTGATGGAGAGTGCAAGAGTGTAGAAAATGTTCCCAAAACAATAATGACCAAGACAAGTTTTAAAGTTGGAAATTTGTAGTTCAAGTTCCTGTCTTGGCCAGATCCATGGAACGGCTTGTCACTGTCATTCAAAACTCTAATTTTTAGAGACCTCCTTTTGTTTGCGTCTTCACTGGACCATATTCAAGAACAAATTAGTACAGAAGCAGGAGGAGATGGCCTAAAATATCAGGaaacaacatttataataattaaagacAGCATGAGACAGATTTATAACAAAGCATGTTCCTGTTGAGACAGATTTATAACAAAGCATGTTCCTGTGTTGCATAAGTTGCGCTATAGGATATTATAATGTTTGCAACAGTAAAGAAATGCAAACAGCAAATATACAACTTTACAAATGGAATCAATCATATAATTTCATTATGATCAGAAGTTGCATTCGGAAAGAAATTAGTTTCATCAGTGACAgcaatatgataaaatccaactGGCCAATATCACAAGGTGTCCTGAACTAAAGTGAGAAAGTTCAGGTGACAACATCTTTCTTATCCATAagacttcattttttttcactatCCATATCCTTAGGTTAAGTACTAATACGTGTTCCCTGTACTCTTGCTTTCATCAGGCCATCTTCATTTTTACTACCAATCCTTCACTCACTCAGTTTAAATTAGTTTGAGAtcttaaaatttatgaattcaGAACTGTCACTGGTATAAACAGATAGAGCTAATATACACTATCCATCCCAGTAGcaataacaacaatcacaagccttaatccaacGAGGTGGAGATCCATCCCTATGGCAAATTCTATCAATTTAGATTACACTATGGTCATATTATCAAATGTCAAGATCTCACTAATGTAACCAAGAAGAGTTGAATTATATTTTCAATCCATTGGCAAAGTCgatcaaattaaatttcatgATCATCATGCTAAAAATGTGACTTGAAGGTCACAGGATTGATTTGTGAAAGCAGCATTTTTGCAAAAACAAAGATGAGGCTGTGTAAACAAACCATCTTCCCCTGATTCTCACAAAGTAGGAAGCCTCATGCACTGGGGACACTCCTTTTTATCATGCTATCAAATGATGTGGGCAAACAACATTGGCAcaaagtaacaagaaaaatcctttctttcttttggtgCGGACTAAATGACTTAGAAAATGTCAAAGTTTTGCTTGATTGGTTATGTACTCTAAAATTTCAGTTCTATTAGTTCACCTCCTAAACTTTGACCTCTGTTGTAATTGTATGCTGCTGTCAAACGTCATTAAGATCATAGCCTAATCATTAATCATGTATGCTTACGAGACTATTGCTGCTGATTGTTCAAAAAGCAACGTGTGAGCATGTAATTAACAGTTTGGGCACGATCTTCATGGAAGTTAAAGGGCAGCATAACACTGtaataaaattcaaagtttaGAAGGTGAACTGATAAAATTGAAGCTTCAAATTCGTTTAAAAAAGGCAAGAGTTTGACAATTATTTTGTTATCAACATTTTCTATTATAAGTAAAGTTCAGTTCCGTAATGCATCATTTTTTTCACTAGTCAAACAAAAATGTGATTACATTTGAACCCTTAGTTAAATATATGGACACAAGAGAAGGTGAAAAAAGGACTGCAGATACAAATGCACGGGAAAACATTGATTCCACGTAGGAAAATACCAATTGATCTGCAAAATATGAGTTAGCAAATAATCATTAACTCACATGATAGTAGATTATGGCCACATGATAGACTCCTGAAATCACTACATTTTATAGAAATGCATTGCACACCTAAAGGATTATTTTGTGGCTGGTGTAGATCAGCTCAGCATTGTTGGATATGCTTTGCTCCTACAAGTAACATCTCTCGGAAGTTGGGGCTCTCGGCAATCATTCAAAAGGCTTATTTCCTATCCTCTTTCCCCTATTATAAGATCCAAGGTTGCCTTGTATTAAATGTATTGGGTGTATCTTTGATGTATTCTATTTGTATTTTATGTGTACAGTTAATTGGTTAGTTGTGCTTTTAGTTAGCAGTTATGTTAGAGCAGGACATATAGCAGGGGCAGGGAACTTATGTATTTAAGCTGAAAGCAgcttcctttctttctcattaTTGAATAAACGAGGTATTCTTTTCTAATATTTTCCTCTAGCTTCAAAACCTTGTAAGCCATAGGGAAGCCATTGAATATGAGCCACTACAATTGAATTTCCATCTCAAAACCACTCCTTCAGCCACTTAGTTACCCTTgtcaacaacataccaagccttagCCTTTTATCACACCCGCGGCTTTCAAGCTGGCCCTGGGTGTATTATGGGAACTATTTTTCGAAGGTGGTGTGTTGATAATAAATTTCTAAAAGTGGTATTTTGGCAATTACTCTCTCTCAACAATACTATTCAACCAATTAGAGCCTCCATTCGCCCCCACTCACCAGACACATGCTTCCATTCTACTCATTCtctccaaaaaataataataataatgctgTAACAAtcaagcttttttttttctttaatgcaaTGACACAGTcaaaatattattcatttttattgtattaaGTTGCTTAAATTTGAATTGGAACGAGAATAAGTGCttgattgaaaatattataggactatttagaagtattattaaattagtgtaattaattttttaaatttttattagtgtttgattaagatttttaaattagtgTAACTAGTATTTTGCAAACAGATaccaaaattttacattaaaatgaCAGAGACTGGCCAACCTTTTGAGAATGAATAATTAACTGGAACACAAAGCACATGCTTAAGCACCAATGGGAAGCTTCTGGGTTTCTAGTGGAAGCTGAGAAGCAATCTCTCAACATTAGGTACATCAAACTTGCCAACTAACTAAAGGGAAAATTGGTAATAACCCTCGTCTTAATATAGAAATGACTGACGATGATCAACATGTAATCAAGTTTAGGTTATGGAATAAAATCTTGAGGTATTATCCttgttttttcatttgatttttgagAGAACTCAAGCTTTTATCAGTCTCAAACTTAGAGAAAAGAACTGGGCAACTGAGAAAACCAATGCTGGCAATGGAAGATATATAAGAGTGGAGAAGACTACTTGTTGATACCATTAACCTCTGCTTTCTGAATAAACCGGAAAAGCTTTGAATTCACAGGATTGAATTTCTTCAAGCTGGATTGAAGGCCTTTTCCTACAATGGGGAAGAAGTTAATCATCCTTTCCCAAAGAGTATGAATACAACAAAGAGAAACAATCTAACTTGGCACAGATTCCAGCTAGTTTAAACACAAAATTCATCATTTTCGGGTTTTGTCTCTGAGCTGCATAAACTGCAAAACAATGTGTGGTGGACTATTACTAAGGAAAAACCTAGTGTCCTTGAATCTAAATATATTGGTGTTGGTCTCTTGAGCAGAAGCAGCAACCAGGTCAAGGGGCAAGAGAACTAGAAGACCTTCAAGCCATACCGAACCCTTTACTAGAACGGGCACGGAAATTCAAGCCAAATACTGAATCTTCTGGAGGATCATCAACCGAAACCTACCCAACCTTTattctttcaattcattttccttgCATAATCTGGAGGCAGAAAATGTTTCACTGCAAAATACATGAAATTATATAACTCATATTATGTAAATTTGTGCAACAATTAGATAGTAACACACTGTTACTAGTTCAACATCATGGCATTTAATGTTGATACAAATATTCTCAGTAGTTATGAACTCGAGTAATGAGAAACAATTTCTATAACGGCagcttataaaataaaagagagatgcCTCAAAAAATCTGCTGAGTCAGTGTACAAAAGTTAACTGCAGCCTAGTATGTTACCTTCAGAATGTAATGATTGTACAAAGAAAAGCTATAACATCTTGTGTGCAGAAGTTTCCAGAAGAGATAGTTCATTGAACAAATGCCTTTCTATCTTGATCTTCAAGAAAATGACAATTCCAGATTTAGAGAAGATAGATATTTGTTGCCCACTTTTCTTCATCATCAACTGTCGTGTCAAAAGGACAAGCCACACAATCCCAATTATAGAAGAACAGTCTTTTCAGATTTAGAGAAGACATATTTGTTATCCACTTTTCTTCATCATTAACTGCTGAATTGTAAGGACAAGCCACAGAATTCAAGTTATTGAAGAATATAGTCTTGTCTTCTTGCTGTTTTTCCCCCAATGTGGAGAAACTGCCAATAATCTTCAGAATTGACAATCAGTGAAAAAAGGATGTTGATGTTCAACCCTGTAGACCTAGGCTACTTAACCTTCTAGTATGTTCTTCAGTGAAAACATCAATAAAAAAGATCAAGAATTTACAGCAATTTGACTTCCTAAATATAGCCGTATaaattttcatctcaaattcatcCCAATCGAATGTTGGAAGAGCTATTTGCAACTCTTGCAGATCCAGGGTCTACCCCCCAAAATGCAAGGTCCTACTCCCGCTCTATTCCATCTGCAAACAGCAGAAGACTTAATCGCTACTTGCTTTTTAACTTACCGAAAAAATAAAAGCCACCATCTTATTCTTCCATGtgaagaaaatatttgatttcaGAAACAAAATCCTCATCTTTCATCAATGCTGCCAAATCCTTCAAAACAGAATGTATTTCACCAGCACTGGGATGCAATTCGTCCCCTGCAACAAAAAAGTTTGTCTTATGTCCCACCAAAATCCAGCTACATCCAGGAAACTTTTTGAGAcctttttctttcattgttcTTCTCACAGTGTTAACACCATCCCAGTTCCCTGCTGCGGCATGCATGTTAGAAAGCAGAATATAGGGAGAACAATTTTCAGGTTCCAATTCAATGAGTTTCTCAGCTGCAAGCTTCCCTCTTTTGTCATCCCCGTGAATTCTACAAGCACCAAGAAATGCAGCCCACATCATAGCATCAGGTTCAAACTCTAGTTTGTCGATGAACTCTTGAGCTTCATCAAGAAAGCCCCATCTACCTAGAAGATCAATCATGCAGGCATAGTGATCAGCTCTAGGTTGTATTTTATAGTGACTAATCATAATATCAAAGATTTGACGACCTTCAGCGACCCTTCCTGTGTGACTACATGCAGTGAGAACACCAAGGAATGTGATATCATCAGGTTTCACATTggtttgtttcatttcatcaaagaATCGTAGTGCATCTTCTGCATGCCCATTCTTGGCAAGCCCAACTATCATTGAGTTCCAAGAAAAAACAGCATTTTTACTGCCCATTTCAACAAAAACTTGCACTGAACTATTTACGTCCCCACATTTAGCATACATGTCAATCAATGCACTACTTATTAACTCATCCAGATCATAACCAGTATGGAAAATTACAGAATGGATCTCTCTACCATGTCTCAAAGAAGCTAAGATGGCACATGCTCTGAGGACACTGGCAAATGTTGCTTGGTCTGCCAAGGCATTCCACCTTCTCATTTCTCGATACAACTGCAGAGATTCCTCACTGCAATCACTTTGAGCATGTCCTGAAATGATAGCAGTCCATAATACTGCACTTTTTGGATTGGGAAAATCTGAGAAGAGAATTTTTGCTTCTGTTCTAGAATGGGAATTCATGTACATGCCCAAAAGAGAGACACCCAAGAAATCAGTATCCCATAAAAGCCCCACCTTTTGTATAAAGCTATGTATTTGTCTTCCAAGATTTAGTAGAGAAGGTTCAGTGCATGCATCCAGAAGGCACACAAAGGTGACTTCGGAAGGCCTCAAACCTTCAACCAGcataaaatgaaacaatattaCTGATTTCTGTAAATTACTTTCAGAACATCCAGCAATCAGAGCATTCATGGAGGCCACACTTCGCTCGGGCATGCGACTGAAAATTTCATATGCTGCACCAATGGCCCCACACTTGGAATACATATCAATAAGAGAGCTTCCACTATATAGGCTAGTTTCTAAACCATATTTGACTGCTAAACAATGGATTTGCTTTCCTTGATAAACTGCTCGAAGATTTGCACAAGCACTGAGTATGCTGGCCAATGACACTTCATCACATGTAATGCCATCTGAGTTCATTCTGTGAAACAATTTGAAAGCCTCATCCTCATTTTCTTCCTGCACATAACCAACAATAATTGAATTCCAAGAAACATTATCACGATTCTTCAACAGCTCAAATTGTTGCCTTGCATCATCTAGAGCCCCAGATTTGGCATACATATCAACTAATGCATTTCCAACAAATAAGTTTGCTTCAAGGTTGTTCTTGATTACACAACAGTGTAGTTGCTGCCCAATTCTTGAATTTTCCAAGCAACCACATGCACTTAAAATGCTAGTGTAGGTAAATTCATCTAGATGGAAACTGGAATCCTTCATGCTGAAGAATAACTCTATGACTCTGTGGGTGTACCCATTCTGTGCATAACCTCCAAGCATTGCATTCCATAATATGAGATTCTTCTCATCTAGAGGACAAAACACTTTCTCTGCAGCCTCCATTTTCTTACATTTGGCATACATATTAATTAAAGAACTTCCAACATAAACATTATCATCCAACCCTTGTTTTGTTGCTTGACAATGAACCTGCAAGCCATACTCAAGATTCTCCAAACTTGCAATGGCACTCAAAACGCTACCCAATGTGGATCTTGTGGACTTAACACCAGCTTTATTCATATTTTGGAAAAACATGACAGCCTCCCACTCATAACCCATCTTGGTATGCCCTGAAATCATCACATTCCATGCCACAGCATTCGGGTTACGCATTAGGGAAAAAAACTGACAAGCATTATCAAGCTTCCCTAGCCTCATGCAGGCACTAATGACAGTTACAAATGCTACCTGGTCTGGGGTGTGTCCTAATCTCTGCATATCTTCAAATAGTATCAGTGCCTCCTCAGGAAAACCAATTTGAACATACCCTGCAATCATTGCAGTCCAGGACACTGTATCCAGCTCCTC from Diospyros lotus cultivar Yz01 chromosome 8, ASM1463336v1, whole genome shotgun sequence carries:
- the LOC127807721 gene encoding pentatricopeptide repeat-containing protein At3g09040, mitochondrial codes for the protein MRHRANLGVLPKSNSHSFRHQPNSCRIPQETRRWIYSNASSTYEHPIYTHLLNICMQQCKRIQSRRVFDEMPERLAYASKASKIVHSQSLKLGFGLKGRLGNAVVDLYAKCGNVEFALRAFDQLESKDVIAWNSVLSMYSRLGLLEQVIQHFGLMQNGGVSRNQFTFSVVLSACARLMDAEFGKQVHCNVIKTGFEFSSFCEGSLIDMYAKLNSVTDARRIFDGAEELDTVSWTAMIAGYVQIGFPEEALILFEDMQRLGHTPDQVAFVTVISACMRLGKLDNACQFFSLMRNPNAVAWNVMISGHTKMGYEWEAVMFFQNMNKAGVKSTRSTLGSVLSAIASLENLEYGLQVHCQATKQGLDDNVYVGSSLINMYAKCKKMEAAEKVFCPLDEKNLILWNAMLGGYAQNGYTHRVIELFFSMKDSSFHLDEFTYTSILSACGCLENSRIGQQLHCCVIKNNLEANLFVGNALVDMYAKSGALDDARQQFELLKNRDNVSWNSIIVGYVQEENEDEAFKLFHRMNSDGITCDEVSLASILSACANLRAVYQGKQIHCLAVKYGLETSLYSGSSLIDMYSKCGAIGAAYEIFSRMPERSVASMNALIAGCSESNLQKSVILFHFMLVEGLRPSEVTFVCLLDACTEPSLLNLGRQIHSFIQKVGLLWDTDFLGVSLLGMYMNSHSRTEAKILFSDFPNPKSAVLWTAIISGHAQSDCSEESLQLYREMRRWNALADQATFASVLRACAILASLRHGREIHSVIFHTGYDLDELISSALIDMYAKCGDVNSSVQVFVEMGSKNAVFSWNSMIVGLAKNGHAEDALRFFDEMKQTNVKPDDITFLGVLTACSHTGRVAEGRQIFDIMISHYKIQPRADHYACMIDLLGRWGFLDEAQEFIDKLEFEPDAMMWAAFLGACRIHGDDKRGKLAAEKLIELEPENCSPYILLSNMHAAAGNWDGVNTVRRTMKEKGLKKFPGCSWILVGHKTNFFVAGDELHPSAGEIHSVLKDLAALMKDEDFVSEIKYFLHMEE